The following DNA comes from Methanobacterium sp..
TTATTCACATTTAGGATTATTCACATATGTGTAAATATTTATTGTAATCTGTTAATTATTATAATCATATATTCAATGAAATGTTCTTTTTCCCTGAAAACTACAGACTATAAGCATCACATCCAATCTAAATGCCACAATCATGGTTCTCTTAGAAGAGCTGGAATGTAGACTACTCCTAATTATTAATATTTATGTTATATGCCATCAAAAAATAATAAACGGATATAATATATTCATTTATGTATAATCTTATAAAATATTTCGATTTATATAATCTATAATACGTCTTTTAAATGTCTAACAAGACTTGGAGACTCTTTTACAAGCCCCAATAGTGATCTTCCTGTAACTGAACTGAGATCTCTTCCTTTCATGAACTTGGCAAGGGCATTTAATTCTTTATCATTGAGTTTATCGAGGACTTTCCTATACTTAAGTGATCTTTTAATTAAGTCGCCGATTTCTGCTTTCCACAGTTCTTCATATCTTTTTAAGAACTTTGCAGATGTATTCTTACTCTTTATAGCTTCTCCAGCTACTTCACCCGCTATTTTTCCACATGAAGCCGCTAAATGGATTCCACCACCGGTTATAGGATCTACATGACCTGCAGCATCCCCCACAACAAGCAATCCGTCAGCATATGTTTTTTCAACAGGGCCAGACACCGGTACGCCACCAATATTAAGTTCAACAGGCGTACCTCCAAGATTTGAAGTGAATCTGTTTAGATATTCATATGCAGTCTCTTTAGAGCTCCTAACACCAATTCCAACATTTGTCACGCCATTTTCACTGGGAAAAATCCAGACATATCCTCCGGGAGCAACTTCATTACCAAAATAAAACTGCATATAACCTGGATCTATGTCAATGCCAACCATTTTATACTGAACACACGAGCACATGTCGTTTATACCATAACGGAAATTCAATCCAGCCATTCGTGCTACATTTGATTCTATTCCATCTGCAGCTATAACTAAATCAGCTTCAATTTCCATGGTTTCACCAAGATGCCTTGCAACAACGCCTTTAACTTTTCCATCTTTAATAATAAGGTCTTTTACTGTGGTTTTAACCATGATATCTGTTCCAGCTTTTGCAGATTCTATTGCAAGACTTTTATCAAATACTTTTCTATCTAAAATATATCCCATTTCATCATCCTGGGGGTGCATGCGAAAATGAGTGCCGTCAGGAGAATAAAGTTCAGCGCCATATATTTCAGAGCATATATATCTGTTTGAGGGTTCAAGACCAAGAGTCTGAAAAGTAACTTCGCTTGTGGCTTCTGCACATTGAAGTGGAACTCCAATTTCAGGGCGTTTTTCAATCATCAATACGTCCAAATCATTTTTAGATGCAAAAAGCGATGACACAGAACCTCCAACGCGCCCTCCAACTACAATTACATCGTATTTCATTCCATTACCTCCAAAAATCTTCGATTTTTCCGGTTACGAAATTACGTTTGTAATCATTAGAAACTCCTTTCTCGGCTGCAAAAACTAAAAGTTTTTGCAAGCATTCAAATCTCTGATTTCGAATTTTCATGAAATTATACATTTCTTTCAACCTCCGCCAAAGGCACCAAGAGGACATATTATTGAACATTTTCCACAATCATCGCATTTGTTATCTTCTATGATGATTTTGTTTTCAGTAAGTTCTAAAG
Coding sequences within:
- a CDS encoding 4Fe-4S binding protein, producing MKFDIEKCGYCGACISVCPNGSLELTENKIIIEDNKCDDCGKCSIICPLGAFGGG
- a CDS encoding NAD(P)/FAD-dependent oxidoreductase, which gives rise to MKYDVIVVGGRVGGSVSSLFASKNDLDVLMIEKRPEIGVPLQCAEATSEVTFQTLGLEPSNRYICSEIYGAELYSPDGTHFRMHPQDDEMGYILDRKVFDKSLAIESAKAGTDIMVKTTVKDLIIKDGKVKGVVARHLGETMEIEADLVIAADGIESNVARMAGLNFRYGINDMCSCVQYKMVGIDIDPGYMQFYFGNEVAPGGYVWIFPSENGVTNVGIGVRSSKETAYEYLNRFTSNLGGTPVELNIGGVPVSGPVEKTYADGLLVVGDAAGHVDPITGGGIHLAASCGKIAGEVAGEAIKSKNTSAKFLKRYEELWKAEIGDLIKRSLKYRKVLDKLNDKELNALAKFMKGRDLSSVTGRSLLGLVKESPSLVRHLKDVL